Proteins from a single region of Takifugu rubripes chromosome 4, fTakRub1.2, whole genome shotgun sequence:
- the ubr2 gene encoding E3 ubiquitin-protein ligase UBR2 isoform X3 produces MAAAESDRDSPSTLSAEFLNFSAKDTSARWQLAADLQQVVYAHLAVYVPRIFCLGPSASSSSREEQREDLACQLLLLAPLEWLLLGEEPASGLALLQEKNQPSPLCGHVFKVGEPTYSCRECAADPTCVLCMQCFLGSVHKTHRYRMTTSGGGGFCDCGDSEAWKKGPYCQKHTPTAQNRDTEEDPVAQLPADLVTRAYSIFAIILKYAVDMLTWEQADKLPAGLEPPDRGDTYYCMLFNDEVHTYEQVIYTLQKAVNCSQKEAVSFATTVDRDGRKSVRYGDFQFCEQAKSVIVRNTSRQSKPLRVEVMHSSVVAHQCFALKTLSWLGQIIQYSDGLRRILCQVGLQSGPQGGSSSLVDQLMLNDSKMWKGARNIYHQLLMNSLLMDLKYKKIFAVQFAKNYRHLQTDFMEDDHERVVSVTSLSVQLFTVPTLARMLMVEENLMKTIIRTFVDHLRHRDLHGCFQFDRYTAQQAFKFGRVQSLIGDLKYVLISRPSDWTDQLRIKFLEGLDAFLELLKCMQGMDPVLRQVGQHIEMEPEWEAAFTLQMKLTNIISMIQDWCSTDERVLIEAYKRCLSTLSHCLSGLLDGEQPISLTLAGHSVDTFRYQVSQDKVSIHLPVCRLLAGLHVLLSRTGVTSRLPEQLPLGELSPPLLIELPLRCLVLCAQVHAGMWRRNGFSLINQIYYYHNVKCRVEMFDKDVIMLQVGASMMEPNHFLMIVLNRFELFHIFSSADCRKRYREANKDVVQQNNTLVEEMLHLIIMVIGERYVSGIGQVEPFDEVRREIIHQLSIRPMAHSELVKALPENGNKETGLEKVIDTVALFKKPGVTGRGLYELRPELNKHFNLYFHHYSRADQSKAEDTQRKLRRQNSEDSALPPPTPPPLCPLFGSLVNLLQCDVLLAVEGAVLQWAGEPSGGSWTDSMLQRVLHLVGLALLEEHQQLENSSAEDDITFNYTCKITRPGAAPSPSGSILALLESLQNAPHLEIHKDMITWILKMVSNIKTTRERTASTSAAPISQEQGPEEMVRDKDKAERKRKAEMARLRREKIMAQMSEMQKHFINENKELFQQSLEELEASTSAAACASAPSSEPSSVSQTCVGPRRMGGADRREPVTCILCQEEQEVRGQGRAMVLAAFVQRSTVLSKNRQRTLPDPERRDPLFMHPDLSLGIHTASCGHIMHASCWQRYFEAVQLKEQRRQQRLRGHTSYNVENGEFLCPLCECLSNTVIPLLPHTETPDHSVSHPSLEAWLKMSSQQIVALHAFHRTSSKGITEGAQLAVPGFCVDFTPQNLFSSSINEMITTFSLSTYKVGLNVNPNEQDQRIPVLIWSTCAYTIQSIERLLMDEEKPLFGSLPCRQDDCLSSLTRFSSACWTAVPMKTTHTHFIRLFAVLVPDSQVDNTPCILDVDMFHLLVYGVLSYSSVHCLDQSGNTVIDSAHLHLLHLITVAHLVQILLTSTTDEVCMDQDSIGSEEEELTFQLYNTLRKHLGGVLRDVTSGWQLLHCIKVGMLPFLRSAALFFHYLNSTTPPADLLVSGPVQWEALCSYLCMPSNLLQLYHSQHTVLEPLIHRWCSHPGVRQQLQGGGIIIRFPRESNRLIRLPEDYSVLINQASSFTCPRSGGDKSRAPTLCLVCGSLLCSQSYCCQTEVDGEDVGACTAHTFTCGAGLGLFLRVRECQVLFVAGKTKGCFYPPPYLDDYGETDQGLKRGNPLHLCLERYQKIERLWHQHGIAEVIGHAQEANQTLVTIDWQHL; encoded by the exons ATGGCGGCCGCAGAGTCGGACAGAGATTCACCGTCCACTTTAAGTGCTGAATTCCTGAATTTTTCAGCCAAAGACACCTCGGCG CGATGGCAGTTGGCAGCTGACCTACAACAGGTGGTGTACGCTCACCTGGCTGTTTATGTACCGAGAATCTTCTGTTTGGGCCCAAgtgcaagcagcagcagcagagaggagcagagggaggatcTGGCCTGTCAACTGCTTCTCCTGGCACCTTTGGAGTGGCTCCTTCTGGGGGAAGAGCCAGCCTCGGGACTGGCCCTCCTGCAAGAGAAGAACCAACCATCACCCTTGTGTGGACATGTGTTTAAAGTGGGCGAACCCACCTACTCTTGCAG ggagTGTGCAGCTGATCCAACTTGTGTTCTGTGCATGCAGTGTTTCTTGGGCAGCGTTCACAAAACGCATAGATACAGA ATGACCACGTCGGGAGGTGGAGGCTTTTGTGACTGTGGAGATTCTGAAGCATGGAAGAAGGGTCCTTactgtcagaaacacacaccgacAGCACAGAACAGAGACACTGAGGAG GACCCTGTAGCTCAGCTTCCCGCTGACCTGGTGACCCGTGCTTACAGTATTTTCGCCATCATCCTGAAGTACGCGGTGGACATGCTGACCTGGGAACAAGCAGACAAGCTACCTGCCGGCCTGGAGCCCCC ggacagaggagacacGTATTACTGCATGTTGTTCAATGATGAAGTCCACACTTATGAGCAGGTGATCTACACTCTGCAGAAAGCTGTCAACTGCAGCCAGAAAGAAGCTGTGAGCTTCGCCACCACCGTGGACAGAGAC GGAAGGAAGTCTGTTCGATACGGAGACTTCCAGTTCTGTGAACAGGCCAAGTCTGTCATTGTG AGGAACACCAGTCGTCAGTCGAAGCCTCTCCGGGTGGAGGTGATGCACTCATCTGTGGTTGCTCATCAGTGTTTCGCGCTTAAGACCCTCAGCTGGTTGGGACAGATCATCCAGTACTCTG ATGGTCTGCGTAGGATTCTGTGTCAGGTTGGTCTGCAGAGTGGACCTCAGGGTGGCAGCTCCTCACTGGTCGATCAGCTGATGCTCAATGACTCCAAGATGTGGAAAG GAGCAAGAAACATCTACCACCAACTGTTGATGAATAGCCTCCTCATGGACCTGAAATACAAGAAGATCTTTGCTGTTCAGTTCGCCAAG aactacagacacctacagacagaTTTTATGGAGGACGACCACGAGAGAGTGGTGTCTGTGACGTCATTGTCAGTTCAGCTCTTCACTGTCCCAACCCTG GCTCGGATGCTCATGGTGGAGGAGAATTTGATGAAGACAATCATAAGGACGTTTGTCGATCATCTGCGTCACAGAGACTTGCATGGATGCTTCCAGTTTGACCGCTACACCGCCCAGCAGGCGTTTAAATTTGGACGAGTCCAGAGTCTGATTGGTGACCTGAA GTACGTCCTGATCAGTCGTCCATCTGATTGGACCGATCAGCTCAGAATCAAGTTTCTAGAAGGTCTCGATGCTTTTCTGGAGCTGCTCAAGTGTATGCAG GGGATGGACCCGGTGTTGAGGCAGGTGGGACAGCACATAGAAATGGAACCTGAGTGGGAGGCAGCATTTACTCTGCAGATGAAGCTCACTAATATCATCTCCATGATCCAGGACTGGTGCTCTACTGAT gAGCGCGTGCTGATCGAAGCTTATAAGAGGTGTCTGAGCACGCTCAGTCACTGTCTGAGTGGCCTTCTAGATGgtgagcagccaatcagcttgACTTTAGCAGGTCACAGTGTGGACACATTCAGGTACCAGGTGTCCCAAGACAAAGTGTCCATACACCTGCCTGTCTGCAGACTGTTAGCAG GGCTTCACGTCCTCCTCAGCAGGACTGGGGTCACATCTCGTCTCCCAGAACAACTCCCCCTG GGAGAactcagcccccccctcctgatTGAGCTTCCCCTTCGCTGCCTTGTGCTCTGCGcccaggtgcatgctgggatgtgGAGAAGAAATGGTTTCTCTCTGATCAATCAG atTTATTATTATCACAATGTGAAGTGCAGAGTGGAGATGTTTGACAAAGACGTCATCATGCTGCAG GTGGGGGCATCCATGATGGAACCCAACCACTTCCTGATGATTGTTCTGAATCGATTTGAACTTTTTCACATCTTCAGCTCTGCAGACTGCAGAAAAAGATACAGAGAAGCAAACAAG gatGTGGTGCAGCAGAACAACACTCTGGTAGAGGAGATGTTACACCTCATCATAATGGTTATAG GTGAGCGCTATGTGTCAGGTATTGGTCAGGTGGAACCCTTTGATGAGGTCAGAAGAGAAATAATTCATCAGCTTTCAATCAGACCGATGGCTCACAGTGAGCTAGTCAAGGCCCTTCCAGAGAAT GGTAACAAGGAGACAGGTCTGGAGAAAGTCATCGACACTGTGGCCTTATTCAA gaaaccaggtGTGACGGGTCGAGGTCTGTATGAACTACGACCTGAGTTAAACAAACACTTTAATCTGTACTTCCATCACTACAGCAGAGCCGATCAATCCAAG gCTGAGGACACTCAGAGAAAATTGAGGAGACAGAACAGTGAGGATTCAG cccTGCCCCCACCGACCCCTCCCCCACTCTGTCCTCTGTTTGGTAGCCTGGTGAACCTGCTGCAGTGTGAtgtgttgttggctgtagaggGGGCTGTGCTGCAGTGGGCAGGTGAGCCCAGTGGGGGCAGCTGGACCGACTCTATGTTGCAGAGG GTACTGCATCTGGTGGGACTAGCTCTTCTGGAAGAGCATCAACAACTGGAGAACAGCAGCGCAGAAGATGACATTACCTTTAACTACACATGCAAGATCACAC GTCCTGGTGCAGCTCCAAGTCCATCAGGCAGTATTCTGGCTCTGTTGGAGAGTCTGCAAAATGCTCCACATCTGGAAATCCACAAAGACATGATCACATGGATCCTGAAG ATGGTGTCAAATATCAAAACCACGAGAGAACGAACAGCCTCCACATCAGCCGCACCCATCAGTCAAGAACAAGGTCCAGAGGAG ATGGTGAGAGATAAAGACAAggcggagaggaagagaaaggcaGAAATGGCTCgactgaggagagagaagaTCATGGCTCAGATGTCAGAGATGCAGAAGCACTTCATCAACGAGAACAAAGAGCTGTTCCAGCAAagtctggaggagctggaggcctcTACATCTGCTGCTGCGTGTGCAAG tgCTCCCAGTTCAGAGCCATCATCTGTTTCACAGACGTGTGTAGGTCCCAGGCGGATGGGTGGAGCTGACCGGCGAGAGCCAGTGACCTGTATTCTGTgtcaggaggaacaggaggtcagaggtcaaggcaGAGCAATGGTGTTGGCAGCATTTGTCCAAAGATCAACAGTTCTGTCCAAAAACCGCCAACGCACCCTGCCTGACCCAG AACGTCGCGATCCTCTGTTCATGCACCCTGACCTGTCTCTGGGAATTCACACTGCCAGCTGTGGACACATCATGCACGCCAGCTGCTGGCAGAG GTACTTTGAGGCTGTGCAATTGAAGGAGCAAAGACGTCAGCAGCGTCTTCGTGGTCACACAAGCTACAATGTTGAAAATGGAGAGttcctgtgtcccctgtgtgaaTGTTTGAGTAACACTGTGATCCCTCTCCTACCACACACAGAGACGCCCGaccacag TGTCAGTCATCCCAGTTTGGAGGCGTGGCTTAAAATGTCCAGTCAACAGATAGTAGCACTTCATGCTTTCCACAGGACGTCCTCTAAAG GGATCACTGAGGGGGCACAGCTCGCAGTTCCTGGATTTTGTGTGGACTTCACTCCGCA gaaccttttctccagCAGCATCAATGAGATGATCACAACCTTTAGCTTGTCCACCTACAAAGTGGGACTGAATGTCAACCCCAATGAACAGGACCAGAGAATCCCAGTGCTGATCTGGTCCACCTGTGCCTACACCATCCAGAGTATAG AGCGCCTCCTAATGGATGAGGAGAAGCCATTGTTTGGAAGTTTACCTTGCCGACAG gATGACTGTCTGAGCTCCCTGACCAGGTTTAGTTCTGCCTGTTGGACTGCAGTTCCtatgaaaacaacacacacacacttcatcagATTGTTTGCAG TCCTGGTTCCAGATTCCCAGGTGGATAACACTCCGTGTATCCTCGACGTTGACATGTTTCACCTCCTG GTTTATGGCGTGTTATCCTACAGCTCGGTTCACTGTTTGGACCAGTCGGGGAATACTGTCATAGACTCCGCCCATCTCCATCTCCTACACCTGATTACCGTGGCTCATCTGGTTCAGATCCTACTCACGTCTACCACAg ATGAGGTGTGTATGGATCAGGACAGCATCggttcagaggaggaggagctcacgTTTCAGCTTTACAACACACTGAGGAAACACCTGGGCGG TGTCCTACGTGATGTCACCTCTGGGTGGCAGCTGCTTCACTGCATTAAAGTCGGCATGCTGCCCTTCCTCCGATCTGCTGCCCTCTTCTTCCACTATCTGAACTCCACCACTCCTCCTGCTGACTTGCTGG TTTCAGGTCCGGTTCAGTGGGAGGCGCTCTGCAGCTACCTGTGTATGCCCtccaacctgctgcagctgtacCACAGCCAACACACAGTGCTGGAGCCGCTCATACaccg ATGGTGTTCTCATCCAGGTGTGAGACAACAATTGCAGGGGGGTGGAATCATCATCAGGTTTCCCAGAGAGTCGAAC
- the ubr2 gene encoding E3 ubiquitin-protein ligase UBR2 isoform X1 yields the protein MAAAESDRDSPSTLSAEFLNFSAKDTSARWQLAADLQQVVYAHLAVYVPRIFCLGPSASSSSREEQREDLACQLLLLAPLEWLLLGEEPASGLALLQEKNQPSPLCGHVFKVGEPTYSCRECAADPTCVLCMQCFLGSVHKTHRYRMTTSGGGGFCDCGDSEAWKKGPYCQKHTPTAQNRDTEEDPVAQLPADLVTRAYSIFAIILKYAVDMLTWEQADKLPAGLEPPDRGDTYYCMLFNDEVHTYEQVIYTLQKAVNCSQKEAVSFATTVDRDGRKSVRYGDFQFCEQAKSVIVRNTSRQSKPLRVEVMHSSVVAHQCFALKTLSWLGQIIQYSDGLRRILCQVGLQSGPQGGSSSLVDQLMLNDSKMWKGARNIYHQLLMNSLLMDLKYKKIFAVQFAKNYRHLQTDFMEDDHERVVSVTSLSVQLFTVPTLSYERLQNDYVRDDHDREFSITDLSVQIFTVPSLARMLMVEENLMKTIIRTFVDHLRHRDLHGCFQFDRYTAQQAFKFGRVQSLIGDLKYVLISRPSDWTDQLRIKFLEGLDAFLELLKCMQGMDPVLRQVGQHIEMEPEWEAAFTLQMKLTNIISMIQDWCSTDERVLIEAYKRCLSTLSHCLSGLLDGEQPISLTLAGHSVDTFRYQVSQDKVSIHLPVCRLLAGLHVLLSRTGVTSRLPEQLPLGELSPPLLIELPLRCLVLCAQVHAGMWRRNGFSLINQIYYYHNVKCRVEMFDKDVIMLQVGASMMEPNHFLMIVLNRFELFHIFSSADCRKRYREANKDVVQQNNTLVEEMLHLIIMVIGERYVSGIGQVEPFDEVRREIIHQLSIRPMAHSELVKALPENGNKETGLEKVIDTVALFKKPGVTGRGLYELRPELNKHFNLYFHHYSRADQSKAEDTQRKLRRQNSEDSALPPPTPPPLCPLFGSLVNLLQCDVLLAVEGAVLQWAGEPSGGSWTDSMLQRVLHLVGLALLEEHQQLENSSAEDDITFNYTCKITRPGAAPSPSGSILALLESLQNAPHLEIHKDMITWILKMVSNIKTTRERTASTSAAPISQEQGPEEMVRDKDKAERKRKAEMARLRREKIMAQMSEMQKHFINENKELFQQSLEELEASTSAAACASAPSSEPSSVSQTCVGPRRMGGADRREPVTCILCQEEQEVRGQGRAMVLAAFVQRSTVLSKNRQRTLPDPERRDPLFMHPDLSLGIHTASCGHIMHASCWQRYFEAVQLKEQRRQQRLRGHTSYNVENGEFLCPLCECLSNTVIPLLPHTETPDHSVSHPSLEAWLKMSSQQIVALHAFHRTSSKGITEGAQLAVPGFCVDFTPQNLFSSSINEMITTFSLSTYKVGLNVNPNEQDQRIPVLIWSTCAYTIQSIERLLMDEEKPLFGSLPCRQDDCLSSLTRFSSACWTAVPMKTTHTHFIRLFAVLVPDSQVDNTPCILDVDMFHLLVYGVLSYSSVHCLDQSGNTVIDSAHLHLLHLITVAHLVQILLTSTTDEVCMDQDSIGSEEEELTFQLYNTLRKHLGGVLRDVTSGWQLLHCIKVGMLPFLRSAALFFHYLNSTTPPADLLVSGPVQWEALCSYLCMPSNLLQLYHSQHTVLEPLIHRWCSHPGVRQQLQGGGIIIRFPRESNRLIRLPEDYSVLINQASSFTCPRSGGDKSRAPTLCLVCGSLLCSQSYCCQTEVDGEDVGACTAHTFTCGAGLGLFLRVRECQVLFVAGKTKGCFYPPPYLDDYGETDQGLKRGNPLHLCLERYQKIERLWHQHGIAEVIGHAQEANQTLVTIDWQHL from the exons ATGGCGGCCGCAGAGTCGGACAGAGATTCACCGTCCACTTTAAGTGCTGAATTCCTGAATTTTTCAGCCAAAGACACCTCGGCG CGATGGCAGTTGGCAGCTGACCTACAACAGGTGGTGTACGCTCACCTGGCTGTTTATGTACCGAGAATCTTCTGTTTGGGCCCAAgtgcaagcagcagcagcagagaggagcagagggaggatcTGGCCTGTCAACTGCTTCTCCTGGCACCTTTGGAGTGGCTCCTTCTGGGGGAAGAGCCAGCCTCGGGACTGGCCCTCCTGCAAGAGAAGAACCAACCATCACCCTTGTGTGGACATGTGTTTAAAGTGGGCGAACCCACCTACTCTTGCAG ggagTGTGCAGCTGATCCAACTTGTGTTCTGTGCATGCAGTGTTTCTTGGGCAGCGTTCACAAAACGCATAGATACAGA ATGACCACGTCGGGAGGTGGAGGCTTTTGTGACTGTGGAGATTCTGAAGCATGGAAGAAGGGTCCTTactgtcagaaacacacaccgacAGCACAGAACAGAGACACTGAGGAG GACCCTGTAGCTCAGCTTCCCGCTGACCTGGTGACCCGTGCTTACAGTATTTTCGCCATCATCCTGAAGTACGCGGTGGACATGCTGACCTGGGAACAAGCAGACAAGCTACCTGCCGGCCTGGAGCCCCC ggacagaggagacacGTATTACTGCATGTTGTTCAATGATGAAGTCCACACTTATGAGCAGGTGATCTACACTCTGCAGAAAGCTGTCAACTGCAGCCAGAAAGAAGCTGTGAGCTTCGCCACCACCGTGGACAGAGAC GGAAGGAAGTCTGTTCGATACGGAGACTTCCAGTTCTGTGAACAGGCCAAGTCTGTCATTGTG AGGAACACCAGTCGTCAGTCGAAGCCTCTCCGGGTGGAGGTGATGCACTCATCTGTGGTTGCTCATCAGTGTTTCGCGCTTAAGACCCTCAGCTGGTTGGGACAGATCATCCAGTACTCTG ATGGTCTGCGTAGGATTCTGTGTCAGGTTGGTCTGCAGAGTGGACCTCAGGGTGGCAGCTCCTCACTGGTCGATCAGCTGATGCTCAATGACTCCAAGATGTGGAAAG GAGCAAGAAACATCTACCACCAACTGTTGATGAATAGCCTCCTCATGGACCTGAAATACAAGAAGATCTTTGCTGTTCAGTTCGCCAAG aactacagacacctacagacagaTTTTATGGAGGACGACCACGAGAGAGTGGTGTCTGTGACGTCATTGTCAGTTCAGCTCTTCACTGTCCCAACCCTG AGTTATGAGCGCTTGCAGAATGACTACGTGCGAGACGACCACGACCGTGAGTTCTCCATCACTGACCTGTCAGTACAAATATTCACCGTTCCATCCCTG GCTCGGATGCTCATGGTGGAGGAGAATTTGATGAAGACAATCATAAGGACGTTTGTCGATCATCTGCGTCACAGAGACTTGCATGGATGCTTCCAGTTTGACCGCTACACCGCCCAGCAGGCGTTTAAATTTGGACGAGTCCAGAGTCTGATTGGTGACCTGAA GTACGTCCTGATCAGTCGTCCATCTGATTGGACCGATCAGCTCAGAATCAAGTTTCTAGAAGGTCTCGATGCTTTTCTGGAGCTGCTCAAGTGTATGCAG GGGATGGACCCGGTGTTGAGGCAGGTGGGACAGCACATAGAAATGGAACCTGAGTGGGAGGCAGCATTTACTCTGCAGATGAAGCTCACTAATATCATCTCCATGATCCAGGACTGGTGCTCTACTGAT gAGCGCGTGCTGATCGAAGCTTATAAGAGGTGTCTGAGCACGCTCAGTCACTGTCTGAGTGGCCTTCTAGATGgtgagcagccaatcagcttgACTTTAGCAGGTCACAGTGTGGACACATTCAGGTACCAGGTGTCCCAAGACAAAGTGTCCATACACCTGCCTGTCTGCAGACTGTTAGCAG GGCTTCACGTCCTCCTCAGCAGGACTGGGGTCACATCTCGTCTCCCAGAACAACTCCCCCTG GGAGAactcagcccccccctcctgatTGAGCTTCCCCTTCGCTGCCTTGTGCTCTGCGcccaggtgcatgctgggatgtgGAGAAGAAATGGTTTCTCTCTGATCAATCAG atTTATTATTATCACAATGTGAAGTGCAGAGTGGAGATGTTTGACAAAGACGTCATCATGCTGCAG GTGGGGGCATCCATGATGGAACCCAACCACTTCCTGATGATTGTTCTGAATCGATTTGAACTTTTTCACATCTTCAGCTCTGCAGACTGCAGAAAAAGATACAGAGAAGCAAACAAG gatGTGGTGCAGCAGAACAACACTCTGGTAGAGGAGATGTTACACCTCATCATAATGGTTATAG GTGAGCGCTATGTGTCAGGTATTGGTCAGGTGGAACCCTTTGATGAGGTCAGAAGAGAAATAATTCATCAGCTTTCAATCAGACCGATGGCTCACAGTGAGCTAGTCAAGGCCCTTCCAGAGAAT GGTAACAAGGAGACAGGTCTGGAGAAAGTCATCGACACTGTGGCCTTATTCAA gaaaccaggtGTGACGGGTCGAGGTCTGTATGAACTACGACCTGAGTTAAACAAACACTTTAATCTGTACTTCCATCACTACAGCAGAGCCGATCAATCCAAG gCTGAGGACACTCAGAGAAAATTGAGGAGACAGAACAGTGAGGATTCAG cccTGCCCCCACCGACCCCTCCCCCACTCTGTCCTCTGTTTGGTAGCCTGGTGAACCTGCTGCAGTGTGAtgtgttgttggctgtagaggGGGCTGTGCTGCAGTGGGCAGGTGAGCCCAGTGGGGGCAGCTGGACCGACTCTATGTTGCAGAGG GTACTGCATCTGGTGGGACTAGCTCTTCTGGAAGAGCATCAACAACTGGAGAACAGCAGCGCAGAAGATGACATTACCTTTAACTACACATGCAAGATCACAC GTCCTGGTGCAGCTCCAAGTCCATCAGGCAGTATTCTGGCTCTGTTGGAGAGTCTGCAAAATGCTCCACATCTGGAAATCCACAAAGACATGATCACATGGATCCTGAAG ATGGTGTCAAATATCAAAACCACGAGAGAACGAACAGCCTCCACATCAGCCGCACCCATCAGTCAAGAACAAGGTCCAGAGGAG ATGGTGAGAGATAAAGACAAggcggagaggaagagaaaggcaGAAATGGCTCgactgaggagagagaagaTCATGGCTCAGATGTCAGAGATGCAGAAGCACTTCATCAACGAGAACAAAGAGCTGTTCCAGCAAagtctggaggagctggaggcctcTACATCTGCTGCTGCGTGTGCAAG tgCTCCCAGTTCAGAGCCATCATCTGTTTCACAGACGTGTGTAGGTCCCAGGCGGATGGGTGGAGCTGACCGGCGAGAGCCAGTGACCTGTATTCTGTgtcaggaggaacaggaggtcagaggtcaaggcaGAGCAATGGTGTTGGCAGCATTTGTCCAAAGATCAACAGTTCTGTCCAAAAACCGCCAACGCACCCTGCCTGACCCAG AACGTCGCGATCCTCTGTTCATGCACCCTGACCTGTCTCTGGGAATTCACACTGCCAGCTGTGGACACATCATGCACGCCAGCTGCTGGCAGAG GTACTTTGAGGCTGTGCAATTGAAGGAGCAAAGACGTCAGCAGCGTCTTCGTGGTCACACAAGCTACAATGTTGAAAATGGAGAGttcctgtgtcccctgtgtgaaTGTTTGAGTAACACTGTGATCCCTCTCCTACCACACACAGAGACGCCCGaccacag TGTCAGTCATCCCAGTTTGGAGGCGTGGCTTAAAATGTCCAGTCAACAGATAGTAGCACTTCATGCTTTCCACAGGACGTCCTCTAAAG GGATCACTGAGGGGGCACAGCTCGCAGTTCCTGGATTTTGTGTGGACTTCACTCCGCA gaaccttttctccagCAGCATCAATGAGATGATCACAACCTTTAGCTTGTCCACCTACAAAGTGGGACTGAATGTCAACCCCAATGAACAGGACCAGAGAATCCCAGTGCTGATCTGGTCCACCTGTGCCTACACCATCCAGAGTATAG AGCGCCTCCTAATGGATGAGGAGAAGCCATTGTTTGGAAGTTTACCTTGCCGACAG gATGACTGTCTGAGCTCCCTGACCAGGTTTAGTTCTGCCTGTTGGACTGCAGTTCCtatgaaaacaacacacacacacttcatcagATTGTTTGCAG TCCTGGTTCCAGATTCCCAGGTGGATAACACTCCGTGTATCCTCGACGTTGACATGTTTCACCTCCTG GTTTATGGCGTGTTATCCTACAGCTCGGTTCACTGTTTGGACCAGTCGGGGAATACTGTCATAGACTCCGCCCATCTCCATCTCCTACACCTGATTACCGTGGCTCATCTGGTTCAGATCCTACTCACGTCTACCACAg ATGAGGTGTGTATGGATCAGGACAGCATCggttcagaggaggaggagctcacgTTTCAGCTTTACAACACACTGAGGAAACACCTGGGCGG TGTCCTACGTGATGTCACCTCTGGGTGGCAGCTGCTTCACTGCATTAAAGTCGGCATGCTGCCCTTCCTCCGATCTGCTGCCCTCTTCTTCCACTATCTGAACTCCACCACTCCTCCTGCTGACTTGCTGG TTTCAGGTCCGGTTCAGTGGGAGGCGCTCTGCAGCTACCTGTGTATGCCCtccaacctgctgcagctgtacCACAGCCAACACACAGTGCTGGAGCCGCTCATACaccg ATGGTGTTCTCATCCAGGTGTGAGACAACAATTGCAGGGGGGTGGAATCATCATCAGGTTTCCCAGAGAGTCGAAC